The Anabaena sp. WA102 genome contains a region encoding:
- the surE gene encoding 5'/3'-nucleotidase SurE: protein MKLLVSNDDGISALGIRTLANTLAAAGHEVTVVCPDRERSATGHGLTLLQPIRAEIVESVFHPHIKAWACDGTPSDCVKLGLWALLDSPPDLVLSGINQGANLGTEILYSGTVSAAMEGVIEGIPSIAFSLTSHTHKDFQTAAKFAEILVAKIAAQPLPELMLLNVNVPPLSWEEIAGVTFTRQGVRRYVDVFDKRTDPRGKTYYWLTGEVIEDVEPPIELNLPTHIPLDVHAIQKKYISITPLQYNLTYGHGLNQLSGWEFEFP, encoded by the coding sequence ATGAAATTACTAGTTAGCAATGATGATGGAATTTCTGCTTTGGGTATTCGTACCCTAGCCAACACTTTAGCAGCAGCGGGTCATGAGGTGACAGTAGTTTGTCCAGATCGAGAGCGATCGGCAACAGGACACGGATTAACTTTACTGCAACCAATTCGCGCGGAAATAGTAGAATCTGTTTTTCATCCTCATATTAAGGCTTGGGCTTGTGATGGTACGCCTTCAGATTGTGTAAAATTGGGATTATGGGCTTTATTAGATTCTCCACCCGATCTAGTGCTATCTGGAATTAACCAAGGGGCAAATTTAGGGACAGAAATCCTCTACTCTGGGACTGTTTCTGCCGCCATGGAAGGAGTCATCGAAGGTATTCCTAGTATTGCTTTTAGTTTAACCAGTCATACTCATAAAGACTTTCAAACAGCGGCTAAATTTGCCGAAATCCTAGTTGCTAAAATTGCCGCCCAACCACTGCCAGAATTGATGTTACTGAATGTCAACGTCCCCCCCCTATCTTGGGAAGAAATAGCTGGAGTTACTTTTACCAGACAAGGAGTACGACGTTACGTAGATGTTTTTGATAAGCGAACTGATCCCAGAGGTAAAACTTACTACTGGTTAACTGGAGAGGTGATCGAAGATGTAGAACCACCTATAGAATTAAACTTACCAACCCACATTCCCCTTGATGTTCATGCCATTCAAAAAAAATATATCAGTATTACTCCATTACAATATAATTTGACTTATGGGCATGGACTTAATCAGCTATCTGGGTGGGAATTTGAATTTCCCTAG
- a CDS encoding XisI protein encodes MDKLEKYRRIIISIVGNHAKYKPSHGKIEALCICDQESDNYLLMDTGWDKTGRVHAVVFHLRIIDGKICIEWDGTERGITAELLELGVEKDDIILGFIRPEYRQFTDFSVA; translated from the coding sequence ATGGATAAGTTAGAAAAATACAGAAGAATTATAATTAGTATTGTTGGAAATCACGCTAAGTATAAACCTAGTCATGGAAAAATTGAGGCTTTATGTATTTGTGATCAAGAATCTGATAATTATTTGTTAATGGATACAGGTTGGGATAAAACAGGTAGGGTTCATGCAGTGGTGTTTCATCTGCGAATTATTGATGGTAAAATCTGCATTGAATGGGATGGTACAGAAAGGGGGATAACTGCGGAATTATTGGAATTAGGAGTAGAAAAGGATGATATTATTTTAGGGTTTATTCGTCCTGAATATCGGCAGTTTACAGATTTTTCTGTAGCTTAA
- a CDS encoding FitA-like ribbon-helix-helix domain-containing protein: MKIILDNLEPNLVENLRYQAEQHGRTLETELKLILTQAVTKNPQENFQEQTLIPLEILAAQVKESLDNTGYNSHEQIIDLIQDVKKEMAEEHLLKAHHHNEL; this comes from the coding sequence ATGAAAATAATTCTAGATAACTTAGAACCCAACTTAGTCGAAAATCTCAGATATCAAGCAGAACAACATGGACGTACTCTAGAGACTGAGTTGAAACTAATTTTAACACAAGCTGTTACCAAAAATCCTCAAGAAAATTTTCAGGAACAAACATTAATTCCCCTAGAAATATTAGCAGCACAGGTAAAAGAATCCTTAGATAATACAGGATATAATTCCCATGAGCAAATTATTGATTTAATTCAAGATGTCAAAAAAGAAATGGCTGAAGAACATTTATTAAAAGCACATCATCACAATGAGTTATGA
- a CDS encoding SDR family oxidoreductase, producing the protein MNIAIIGCGYVGCAVSKYWQSNSNFMLTATTTSPERIPTLETVAKRVIVTSGNNLESLKAVLKNQEIVLLSVGAKNADSYEETYVDTAKNLVSLLPQFPHIHQVIYTGSYSIYGDRNGIWVDEESPPAPANRNSQLLRKTEDILLSANNENTRICILRLGGIYGPGRELEKIFGRAAGTTRPGNGEDITNWVHLDDIVNTIEFAREHRLQGIYNLVDDSHLTNKELLDNVMTKNNLPKVIWDADNKNIRPYNAWVSNQKLKDAGYQFIHPQIIF; encoded by the coding sequence ATGAACATTGCAATTATTGGCTGTGGTTATGTAGGTTGTGCAGTTAGCAAATATTGGCAGTCAAACAGTAATTTTATGCTGACCGCAACTACCACTAGCCCAGAACGTATTCCTACTTTAGAAACAGTAGCAAAAAGAGTTATTGTCACATCAGGTAATAATCTAGAAAGTTTGAAAGCCGTATTAAAAAATCAAGAAATTGTTTTATTAAGTGTCGGGGCAAAAAATGCAGATTCTTATGAAGAAACTTATGTAGATACTGCGAAAAATCTAGTTTCTCTCTTACCCCAATTTCCTCATATTCACCAAGTCATCTATACAGGTAGTTATTCAATTTATGGAGACAGAAATGGTATCTGGGTAGATGAAGAAAGCCCGCCAGCCCCAGCTAATCGCAATTCTCAACTACTCAGAAAAACAGAAGATATATTATTATCAGCAAACAATGAAAACACCCGCATTTGTATTTTACGGTTAGGTGGTATTTATGGACCGGGTAGAGAACTGGAAAAAATCTTTGGTAGAGCCGCAGGAACAACTCGTCCCGGAAATGGAGAAGATATCACCAATTGGGTTCATCTTGACGATATTGTTAACACCATAGAATTTGCTCGTGAGCATCGCTTACAAGGCATTTATAATCTTGTAGATGATAGTCATCTGACAAATAAAGAATTACTTGATAATGTGATGACAAAAAACAATTTACCTAAAGTTATTTGGGATGCAGATAATAAAAACATCCGCCCCTATAATGCCTGGGTATCCAATCAAAAGCTTAAAGATGCTGGATATCAATTCATTCACCCGCAAATAATTTTTTAG
- a CDS encoding alpha/beta fold hydrolase: MSSATINNGTALPTQYYSWQNYRCAYEIHQPINSPATGIPLLLIHPIGVGLSRQFWQRFCREWYDKNHQNYIYNPDLLGCGESDMPALAHTPINWAKQLQYFLQTVIKQPVIIVVQGALLPVAIELVKLEKDLIAGLVLSDPTSRPVITKNAPKWQQNLLWSIFTSPIGNAFFRYARTRKFLHSFSSEKLFALSENVDDEWLNTLMADAKNMNGRYAVFAFLARFWQRDYSHDIASIPHRTLLVVGEKARGISKESKPETPDERLTYYLNCLPQGQGVKIIGKNVMPYEYTQAFVEVVSPFIASISSSI, encoded by the coding sequence ATGTCATCAGCTACAATCAACAACGGAACAGCATTGCCAACCCAGTATTATTCTTGGCAAAACTATCGCTGTGCTTACGAAATTCATCAACCTATCAATTCGCCAGCAACAGGCATTCCTTTACTTTTAATTCATCCTATCGGTGTAGGTTTATCACGGCAATTTTGGCAACGATTTTGCCGAGAATGGTATGATAAAAATCACCAAAATTATATCTACAATCCCGACTTATTGGGATGTGGTGAAAGTGATATGCCAGCCTTAGCACATACACCAATTAACTGGGCAAAACAGCTACAATACTTTTTGCAAACTGTAATTAAACAACCCGTTATTATCGTAGTTCAAGGGGCTTTATTGCCAGTTGCCATTGAATTAGTGAAACTAGAAAAAGACCTAATTGCCGGGTTAGTATTATCTGATCCTACCTCTCGTCCAGTTATTACTAAAAATGCCCCCAAATGGCAACAGAACTTACTTTGGAGTATTTTTACATCTCCCATAGGTAATGCCTTTTTTCGCTATGCCCGTACCCGCAAATTTTTACATTCTTTCTCATCTGAAAAATTATTTGCTCTCAGTGAAAACGTTGATGATGAATGGCTAAATACTCTCATGGCAGATGCTAAGAATATGAATGGGCGTTATGCTGTATTTGCTTTTTTAGCCAGATTTTGGCAAAGGGATTATAGTCATGATATTGCTTCAATTCCTCACCGCACATTATTAGTTGTGGGAGAAAAAGCTCGCGGCATTAGTAAAGAAAGTAAACCAGAAACTCCCGATGAAAGATTAACATATTATTTGAATTGTTTACCTCAAGGTCAGGGAGTCAAAATCATTGGCAAGAATGTTATGCCCTATGAATATACTCAAGCATTTGTTGAGGTAGTATCACCATTTATAGCTTCTATTTCCAGTTCCATTTAA
- a CDS encoding Uma2 family endonuclease — MTIATERQITLENFLKLPETKPASEFIKGEILQKPMPQGEHSLIQTTFIEVVNGLTRSQKIAIAFSELRCTFGGSTIVPDIAVFRWERIPTTESGKIANRFEIHPDWVIEILSPEQPQKKVLTKLLHCSRHGTELGWLLNPEEESVLAVFPGQKIEIYEGDDKLPILENINLELTVKEIFGWLSFDS; from the coding sequence ATGACTATAGCCACTGAACGCCAGATTACACTAGAAAATTTTCTCAAGTTACCAGAAACTAAACCAGCATCAGAATTTATTAAGGGGGAAATCCTACAAAAACCTATGCCACAGGGTGAACATAGCTTAATTCAGACTACTTTTATTGAAGTTGTCAATGGACTAACCAGAAGTCAAAAAATTGCTATAGCTTTCTCCGAACTACGCTGTACTTTTGGTGGTAGTACCATTGTTCCTGATATTGCGGTGTTCCGGTGGGAGAGAATTCCCACAACTGAATCTGGGAAAATTGCTAACCGCTTTGAAATTCATCCTGACTGGGTAATAGAGATTCTTTCTCCTGAACAACCACAGAAAAAAGTATTAACAAAATTATTGCATTGTTCCCGACATGGAACTGAGTTAGGTTGGTTATTAAACCCAGAAGAAGAAAGTGTATTGGCTGTATTTCCTGGACAAAAAATTGAAATATATGAAGGTGATGATAAATTACCAATTTTGGAAAATATAAATTTAGAATTAACAGTTAAGGAAATTTTTGGTTGGTTGAGTTTTGATTCATAA
- the pheS gene encoding phenylalanine--tRNA ligase subunit alpha, which produces MTSNLEDQLLALRQEGETAIASADSLERLEELRVNYLGKKGQLGALLRSMGQMSAEERPKIGAIANTVKEAIQNSLDQQRTTLESAQIQAQLEAETIDVTMPGIYRPQGRIHPLNGIIDQTLDIFVGMGYTVAQGSEMETDYYNFEALNTPPDHPARDMQDTFYLPDGNLLRTHTSSVQIRYMEKEEPPIRVVAPGRVYRRDDVDATHSAVFHQIELLAIDEGLTFTDLKGTVKIFLQSIFGDLPIRFRASYFPFTEPSAEVDLQWKGRWLEVMGCGMVDPNVLKSVGYDPEVYSGFAAGFGVERFAMVLHQIDDIRRLYNSDLRFLQQF; this is translated from the coding sequence ATGACTAGCAATTTAGAGGATCAACTTTTAGCATTACGGCAAGAAGGAGAAACAGCGATCGCCTCTGCTGATAGCCTAGAACGCCTAGAAGAACTTAGAGTCAACTATTTAGGCAAAAAAGGGCAATTGGGGGCGCTATTGCGAAGTATGGGGCAAATGAGCGCGGAAGAACGGCCTAAAATTGGAGCGATCGCTAACACAGTCAAAGAAGCCATTCAAAACAGCCTTGACCAGCAACGCACAACCCTAGAATCTGCTCAAATTCAGGCACAGCTAGAGGCGGAAACCATAGATGTCACCATGCCCGGTATTTACCGTCCCCAAGGTCGGATTCATCCCCTCAATGGCATTATTGACCAAACCCTAGATATCTTTGTCGGCATGGGTTACACCGTTGCCCAAGGATCAGAAATGGAAACAGATTACTACAATTTTGAAGCACTTAACACCCCCCCAGATCATCCAGCCCGTGATATGCAAGATACCTTCTATTTACCAGATGGTAATTTATTACGGACTCATACTTCCTCAGTGCAAATTCGCTATATGGAAAAGGAAGAACCACCCATTCGAGTTGTTGCCCCAGGTCGAGTATATCGCAGAGATGATGTAGATGCGACCCACTCAGCAGTTTTTCATCAAATCGAACTTTTAGCCATAGATGAAGGACTAACTTTTACAGACCTGAAAGGAACTGTCAAAATCTTTTTACAATCAATATTTGGCGACTTACCAATTCGCTTTCGTGCCAGTTATTTCCCTTTTACTGAACCTTCTGCCGAAGTAGATTTACAGTGGAAAGGACGTTGGTTAGAAGTCATGGGTTGCGGAATGGTTGACCCCAATGTTTTAAAATCTGTCGGTTATGACCCCGAAGTTTATAGCGGCTTTGCTGCTGGTTTTGGTGTAGAACGTTTTGCTATGGTATTACACCAAATTGATGATATTCGCCGTTTATATAACAGCGATTTGCGCTTCTTACAACAATTTTAA
- a CDS encoding FtsW/RodA/SpoVE family cell cycle protein, whose protein sequence is MNLLRLIPIFDNSVSSWGLEARLLRWLTLTWMFIGLIILFSASYPVADARHGDGLYYFKRQILWAIASLIIFNIIVNLPLRKILGVSHWFLIFFLMLIFLTLIPGLGKKAFDAARWIAIGPIPIQPSELIKPFLVLQSATLFGQWEKRPWGIRLSWLGVFGLVLLGILAQPNLSTTALCGMTIWFIALAAGIPYKYLGGTAFGGLLLALLSISIKEYQRKRIMSFMNPWGDATGDGYQLVQSLLAVGSGQTWGSGFGLSQQKLFYLPIQDTDFIFAIFSEEFGFIGGILLLLMLAIFATLGLIIALKSKNLTSKLVAIGVVVVMIGQSLLHIGVTTGALPTTGLPLPMFSYGGNSMVASLVSSALLIRVAREGSEAEVVPLRRTPSEPRTRRRFF, encoded by the coding sequence GTGAATCTACTCCGTTTAATCCCAATTTTTGATAATTCTGTTTCTAGCTGGGGTTTAGAAGCCCGATTGTTGCGCTGGCTAACATTAACGTGGATGTTTATTGGCTTAATCATCCTCTTTTCCGCATCCTATCCCGTTGCTGATGCCCGTCATGGTGACGGTTTGTATTATTTTAAACGGCAAATTCTTTGGGCTATAGCTTCCTTAATTATTTTCAACATCATTGTTAATCTGCCATTGCGAAAAATCTTGGGTGTATCTCATTGGTTTTTAATATTTTTTCTGATGCTGATTTTTCTGACATTAATACCAGGATTAGGAAAAAAAGCCTTTGATGCTGCTAGGTGGATAGCCATTGGCCCCATTCCTATCCAACCATCAGAATTAATTAAACCCTTTTTAGTTTTACAAAGCGCCACACTTTTTGGCCAGTGGGAAAAACGACCTTGGGGAATTCGTTTATCTTGGTTGGGTGTTTTTGGTCTTGTGCTTTTAGGAATTCTTGCCCAACCTAACTTAAGTACCACAGCACTTTGCGGCATGACAATTTGGTTCATTGCCTTAGCAGCAGGAATACCATATAAATATTTGGGAGGAACAGCCTTTGGTGGTCTGCTTTTAGCATTACTCAGTATTAGTATCAAAGAATATCAACGTAAACGCATTATGTCCTTTATGAATCCTTGGGGGGATGCCACAGGAGATGGTTATCAGTTAGTACAAAGTTTATTAGCCGTAGGTTCAGGGCAAACTTGGGGGTCGGGATTTGGACTTTCTCAACAAAAGTTATTCTATTTACCAATTCAAGATACTGATTTTATCTTCGCAATTTTTTCCGAAGAATTTGGTTTTATTGGCGGTATTTTACTCTTGCTAATGTTAGCAATATTTGCCACTTTAGGATTAATTATTGCCCTTAAATCCAAAAATCTCACATCCAAATTAGTAGCAATTGGTGTAGTAGTTGTCATGATTGGCCAATCACTATTACATATTGGTGTAACTACAGGTGCGTTACCAACTACAGGCTTACCTTTACCTATGTTTAGTTATGGTGGTAATTCGATGGTTGCTAGTTTGGTATCTTCTGCGTTATTAATTCGAGTAGCTAGGGAGGGTAGTGAAGCAGAAGTAGTCCCTTTACGAAGAACACCGTCTGAACCTCGGACAAGAAGACGATTTTTTTAG
- a CDS encoding RNA-guided endonuclease InsQ/TnpB family protein translates to MLLSFKTALIPNNRQITAFRKASGVARHAYNWANAQIIDILATRKEGEKLKLPSAIDLHKKLVAEVKSEHAWYYEVNKNVPQKALTDLRQAWDRCFSKTSKQPRFKKKGQHDSFYLESGTKAKPLIKNDGKRIKLPSIGWVRLAIPLPITATHNCVISRQADRWFISVKYEIEKPPILADRPTIGVDVGIKELAVCSNGEIFKNPKAYRRMSKRMKRLQRSVTQKVKGSNNRKKAVRKLAKLHAKVSNIRKNSIHKLTYYLAKNHSIIKIEDLHVKAFLKNHKLAGAIADCGMYEFKRQLE, encoded by the coding sequence ATGCTTTTATCATTCAAAACTGCACTAATTCCAAATAACCGACAGATTACAGCTTTTCGCAAGGCTTCTGGAGTCGCTAGACACGCTTACAACTGGGCAAATGCTCAAATCATAGATATTTTAGCTACTCGCAAAGAAGGCGAAAAACTTAAATTACCATCAGCGATTGACTTGCATAAAAAGTTAGTCGCCGAGGTTAAATCTGAACACGCTTGGTATTACGAAGTTAACAAAAATGTCCCACAAAAGGCGTTAACTGACTTACGCCAAGCATGGGATAGGTGTTTTTCCAAAACATCGAAACAACCCCGATTCAAGAAAAAAGGACAGCACGATTCTTTTTATTTAGAGTCAGGGACTAAGGCGAAACCGTTAATTAAAAACGATGGTAAAAGAATTAAATTACCGTCAATCGGTTGGGTACGATTAGCCATACCTTTACCAATTACCGCAACTCATAACTGTGTAATTTCCCGACAAGCTGATAGATGGTTTATTTCTGTCAAGTACGAGATTGAAAAACCTCCTATACTTGCAGACAGACCGACCATCGGCGTTGACGTAGGAATAAAGGAGTTAGCAGTTTGCAGTAATGGTGAAATATTCAAAAACCCCAAAGCCTACCGCCGGATGAGTAAACGCATGAAACGTTTACAGCGTAGCGTTACCCAGAAGGTCAAGGGGTCTAATAATCGTAAAAAAGCTGTGAGAAAATTGGCTAAATTACACGCCAAAGTTTCTAATATTCGCAAGAATTCTATTCACAAATTAACCTACTATCTAGCTAAAAACCACAGCATAATTAAGATAGAAGATTTGCACGTTAAGGCATTTTTGAAGAACCACAAATTAGCAGGTGCAATTGCAGATTGTGGGATGTATGAATTTAAAAGGCAATTAGAGTAA
- a CDS encoding MBL fold metallo-hydrolase, protein MSRIENQFNVQFWGVRGSIPSPGLDTVRYGGNTPCVSMQVGGKRLIFDAGTGLHILGKSLLSQMPVEGHLFFTHSHWDHIQGFPFFTPAFISGNKFDIYGAIAPDGSTIEQQLNDQMLHPNFPVPLQVMQSNLTFHNVQIGQPINIDDIIIETADLNHPGKAVGYRVNWRGSAAVYITDTEHYPDHLDENVLWLARNADVLIYDSTYSDEEYSNPKSPKIGWGHSTWQEAIKVAKAANVKTLVIYHHDPDHNDDYLDRVGEDACASFPGAIMAKEGLVIPVNKEFYPQNGWIV, encoded by the coding sequence ATGTCTAGGATAGAAAACCAATTTAATGTGCAGTTTTGGGGCGTTAGGGGCAGCATCCCCAGTCCAGGGCTAGATACAGTCCGCTACGGAGGTAATACTCCTTGTGTCTCCATGCAGGTGGGCGGTAAACGACTAATTTTTGATGCGGGGACAGGATTGCACATTTTAGGTAAATCCTTATTGTCCCAAATGCCAGTAGAGGGGCATTTATTTTTTACCCATTCCCACTGGGATCATATTCAAGGATTTCCCTTTTTTACCCCAGCTTTTATTAGTGGTAATAAATTTGATATTTATGGAGCGATCGCCCCAGATGGTTCTACTATAGAACAGCAGTTAAATGACCAAATGCTGCATCCTAACTTCCCTGTACCATTACAGGTTATGCAGTCTAATTTGACTTTTCACAATGTGCAAATCGGACAGCCCATCAATATTGATGACATCATTATAGAAACCGCTGATTTAAATCATCCCGGTAAAGCAGTAGGATATCGAGTTAATTGGCGAGGTAGTGCTGCTGTCTATATCACGGATACTGAACATTATCCTGATCATTTAGATGAAAATGTCTTGTGGTTAGCTCGCAATGCTGACGTACTCATTTATGATTCTACCTATTCTGATGAAGAATACAGTAATCCCAAATCCCCTAAAATTGGTTGGGGACATTCCACTTGGCAAGAAGCTATAAAAGTTGCTAAAGCTGCTAATGTGAAAACCTTAGTAATTTACCATCATGATCCAGACCACAATGATGATTATTTAGATCGTGTCGGTGAAGATGCTTGTGCGAGTTTTCCCGGTGCAATTATGGCGAAGGAAGGACTAGTTATCCCAGTTAACAAAGAATTTTATCCTCAAAACGGCTGGATTGTCTGA
- a CDS encoding type II toxin-antitoxin system HicA family toxin gives MAKLRRLSAQEIIDIFNRFGFEIIIQKGSHIKLRRLGENGKSKPENK, from the coding sequence ATGGCTAAGTTAAGAAGATTATCAGCACAGGAAATCATTGATATTTTTAATCGCTTTGGTTTTGAAATTATTATCCAAAAAGGTAGTCATATTAAATTGCGGAGATTAGGAGAAAATGGTAAGAGTAAGCCAGAAAATAAATGA
- the proB gene encoding glutamate 5-kinase: MTKTIVVKIGTSSLTQPETGQLALSSIATLAETLCDLRRQGHRVILVSSGAVGVGCARLGLTERPKTIALKQAVAAVGQGRLMRIYDDLFSILQQPIAQVLLTRADLVQRSRYLNANNTFQELLGLGVIPIVNENDTVAVEELKFGDNDTLSALVASLVEADWLFLLTDVDRLYSADPRSVPDAKPISLVSSMQELTDLQIQTGGQGSQWGTGGMMTKISAARIAIAAGIRTVITQGQFPRNIEKIIQGELIGTHFAPQPEPTSARKRWIAYGLIPGGKLYLDEGAIAAVVKAGKSLLAAGIKAVEGEFDNQEAVQLCDSNGDEIARGLVNYNSEELQKICGRHSREIPSILGYEGADTVIHRDNLVLI; the protein is encoded by the coding sequence ATGACCAAAACAATTGTTGTTAAAATCGGTACTTCTAGCCTTACTCAACCAGAAACAGGACAATTAGCCCTTTCTAGTATTGCTACTTTAGCGGAAACCCTCTGTGATTTGAGACGACAGGGACATCGGGTAATTTTAGTTTCTTCTGGCGCGGTGGGAGTCGGTTGTGCGCGGTTAGGGTTAACGGAACGTCCCAAAACTATAGCTTTAAAACAGGCTGTAGCAGCAGTTGGACAGGGTAGATTAATGCGTATATATGATGATTTATTTAGTATTCTCCAACAACCAATTGCTCAAGTATTATTAACTAGGGCAGATTTGGTACAACGTAGCCGCTATCTGAATGCTAATAATACTTTTCAAGAATTACTAGGTTTGGGAGTAATTCCTATAGTTAATGAAAATGATACAGTAGCGGTAGAAGAATTAAAATTTGGGGATAATGATACCCTGTCTGCATTAGTAGCTAGTTTAGTAGAAGCAGATTGGTTATTTTTATTAACGGATGTTGATAGATTATATTCAGCCGATCCTCGTTCCGTACCCGATGCTAAACCGATTAGTTTAGTTAGTAGTATGCAAGAACTGACAGATTTACAGATTCAAACTGGTGGACAGGGTTCTCAATGGGGGACTGGAGGGATGATGACTAAAATTTCGGCAGCGAGAATTGCGATCGCTGCTGGTATCCGTACAGTCATTACTCAAGGACAGTTTCCCCGAAACATTGAAAAAATTATTCAAGGGGAACTCATTGGTACACATTTTGCACCGCAACCAGAACCAACCTCAGCCCGCAAACGTTGGATAGCCTATGGTTTGATTCCTGGAGGAAAATTATATTTAGACGAGGGGGCGATCGCTGCCGTTGTCAAAGCGGGAAAATCCTTACTAGCAGCGGGAATTAAAGCCGTAGAAGGGGAATTTGACAATCAAGAGGCGGTGCAATTGTGTGATAGTAATGGTGATGAAATTGCTAGAGGATTAGTGAATTATAATAGTGAAGAATTGCAGAAAATTTGCGGACGACATTCACGGGAAATCCCCTCAATTCTGGGTTATGAAGGCGCAGATACTGTGATTCACCGAGATAACTTAGTTTTAATTTAA
- a CDS encoding element excision factor XisH family protein yields the protein MPQYDLYHNQVKNALTKDGWVITDDPFILEYKGLRLYADLGAEKLFAAQKMQQKIVIEIKVFNSPSLITELEKTLGQYNIYVSLIKRINPERKLYLAIPEAAYQDFFLKPAIQDILSDQQQINYIIFDPIQEVIVQWIS from the coding sequence ATGCCACAGTACGATTTATATCACAATCAAGTTAAAAATGCTCTAACCAAAGATGGATGGGTAATTACCGATGACCCCTTTATACTAGAATACAAAGGCTTGCGTTTATATGCTGATTTAGGAGCAGAAAAATTATTTGCTGCCCAGAAGATGCAGCAAAAGATTGTAATTGAAATAAAAGTTTTTAATAGCCCTTCTTTAATTACAGAATTAGAAAAAACATTAGGACAATATAATATTTATGTTAGTTTAATTAAAAGAATCAATCCAGAACGTAAATTATATTTAGCGATTCCTGAAGCTGCTTATCAAGACTTTTTTCTTAAACCAGCTATTCAAGATATTTTAAGTGATCAACAGCAGATTAATTACATTATTTTCGATCCAATTCAGGAGGTAATTGTACAATGGATAAGTTAG
- a CDS encoding transposase: MPLAFCLAITTIFNANLLNCGNHRHKMPLKSRVYVCPDCGHTEYRDLNAAKNIDRWFVDIFIPVA, from the coding sequence TTGCCTCTTGCCTTTTGCCTTGCCATAACGACAATTTTCAACGCCAACCTACTTAACTGCGGTAATCATCGTCATAAAATGCCATTAAAAAGCCGCGTTTATGTTTGTCCTGATTGTGGACATACAGAGTATCGTGACCTCAACGCAGCTAAGAATATTGACCGATGGTTTGTGGATATTTTTATCCCTGTAGCGTAG
- a CDS encoding type II toxin-antitoxin system HicB family antitoxin, with protein sequence MLRIKGCTGLFIDTLLILHTSIAIFNIYVQNPVNPQILDILILTYISKSAYVIIFLKLQRLFMNKKSITAIIHTGDDFGYVAECVEISVVTQGDTLDEVVKNCTDAFFLHLEGENPQDFGLIEHPTIRFIFELQPIYG encoded by the coding sequence ATGCTCAGGATTAAAGGATGTACAGGATTATTTATTGATACTTTACTGATTTTGCATACATCAATTGCTATTTTCAATATTTATGTACAAAATCCTGTAAATCCTCAAATCCTGGATATCCTGATTCTGACATATATTTCTAAATCTGCTTATGTTATAATTTTCCTAAAATTACAGAGATTATTTATGAACAAAAAAAGTATTACCGCCATAATTCATACAGGTGACGATTTTGGTTATGTGGCTGAGTGTGTAGAAATTTCTGTTGTTACTCAAGGGGATACTTTAGATGAAGTTGTGAAAAATTGTACCGATGCTTTTTTTTTGCATTTAGAAGGGGAAAATCCACAGGATTTTGGATTAATTGAACATCCAACTATTCGTTTTATTTTTGAATTACAGCCGATTTATGGCTAA